The following are from one region of the Aquirufa lenticrescens genome:
- a CDS encoding type B 50S ribosomal protein L31, translated as MKKDIHPEYKEVVFHDLSADYKFLTRSCVATTETTEFEGATYPVYKLEVSSQSHPFYTGKNVLLDTTGRVDKFNKRYAK; from the coding sequence ATGAAAAAAGATATCCACCCAGAATACAAAGAAGTTGTATTTCACGATTTATCAGCTGATTACAAGTTTTTAACTCGTTCATGTGTTGCCACTACAGAGACAACAGAATTTGAAGGAGCAACTTACCCAGTATACAAATTAGAGGTTTCATCTCAATCTCACCCATTCTATACAGGTAAGAACGTATTGTTAGATACAACAGGACGTGTGGACAAATTCAACAAGCGTTACGCGAAGTAA
- a CDS encoding ribonucleoside-diphosphate reductase subunit alpha yields the protein MYVVKRDGRRESVKFDKITARIEKLSYSLDPFFVQPLEVARKVITGLFDGVKTTELDNLAAETAASLTTKHPDYAVLAARIAVSNLHKNTLKSFSATMKRLFTYIDPKTGQNAALLSKEVYDIIKNNAVELDEAIIYDRDFGYDYFGFKTLEKSYLLKLDGQIAERPQHMLMRVAVGIHKEDIAAAIETYNLLSERWFTHATPTLFNAGTPKPQLSSCFLLTMQDDSIEGIYDTLKQTAKISQSAGGIGLSIHNIRATGSYIKGTNGTSNGIIPMLRVFNDTARYVDQGGGKRKGSFAIYLEPWHADVFEFLELKKNHGKEEMRARDLFYALWIPDLFMKRVENNEEWSLFCPHECPGLADTHGAEFEALYEKYELAGKARTVVKAQELWFKVLESQTETGTPYMLFKDHANNKSNQKNLGTIKSSNLCTEIIEYTAKDEVAVCNLASLALPKYVNADENGVLRFDHKKLYEVTKIATRNLNKIIDVNYYPVKEAENSNLRHRPIGLGVQGLADVFILLRMPFESAEAQQLNKDIFETIYFAAMETSMELAKVEGPYSTWEGSPISKGVFQFDMWNVTPSSGNWDWEDLRTKVVENGVRNSLLVAPMPTASTSQILGNNECFEPYTSNIYARRVLSGEFAIVNKHLLKDLIKLNLWNDSMKNKLIIANGSVQNIPEIPQNLKDLYKTVWEIKQKTILEMAADRGAYICQSQSLNIHIQDVNFGKLTSMHFHAWKLGLKTGMYYLRTKAATDAIKFTVEKQAEPAIEQTNLVNETELVYSEAAAKAAAASFDNSVEQNKADMTCSLDNPEACEACGS from the coding sequence ATGTACGTAGTAAAAAGAGACGGTCGTCGCGAATCAGTAAAGTTTGACAAAATCACCGCCAGAATTGAAAAGCTGAGTTACAGCTTAGATCCATTTTTTGTTCAGCCTTTAGAGGTTGCTAGAAAAGTGATCACTGGTTTGTTTGATGGCGTTAAAACAACTGAACTTGATAATTTAGCGGCTGAAACAGCGGCCTCTTTGACGACAAAGCACCCTGATTATGCAGTTCTAGCAGCTCGTATCGCAGTTTCTAACTTGCATAAGAACACATTGAAGTCCTTCTCGGCTACGATGAAGCGTTTGTTTACGTACATCGATCCTAAGACAGGTCAGAACGCTGCACTTCTTTCTAAAGAGGTGTATGATATCATCAAAAACAATGCCGTTGAATTAGATGAGGCAATCATCTATGACCGTGACTTTGGTTATGATTATTTCGGATTCAAGACCCTAGAGAAATCGTATCTATTAAAGCTAGATGGTCAAATCGCGGAACGTCCTCAGCACATGTTAATGCGTGTAGCGGTAGGTATCCACAAGGAAGATATTGCAGCAGCGATTGAGACCTATAATTTATTGTCTGAGCGTTGGTTCACTCATGCGACTCCGACCCTATTTAATGCAGGTACTCCGAAGCCTCAATTATCGTCTTGTTTCTTGTTAACAATGCAGGATGATTCGATCGAAGGAATCTACGATACATTGAAGCAAACGGCTAAGATTTCACAGTCTGCTGGAGGTATCGGATTAAGCATCCATAACATCCGTGCTACAGGCTCTTATATCAAGGGAACGAATGGTACTTCGAATGGTATTATCCCAATGTTGCGCGTATTTAACGATACAGCTCGTTACGTGGATCAAGGGGGTGGAAAACGTAAAGGTAGCTTTGCGATTTACTTAGAACCATGGCACGCAGATGTGTTTGAATTCTTAGAATTGAAAAAGAACCACGGTAAAGAAGAAATGCGCGCGCGTGATTTATTCTATGCCCTTTGGATTCCAGATTTATTCATGAAGCGTGTAGAGAATAACGAAGAGTGGTCTCTATTCTGTCCTCACGAGTGTCCAGGTTTAGCGGATACACACGGAGCTGAATTCGAAGCCTTGTATGAGAAATACGAATTGGCTGGTAAAGCACGTACGGTTGTTAAAGCACAAGAATTGTGGTTCAAGGTGTTAGAATCTCAAACAGAGACGGGTACGCCTTATATGTTGTTTAAAGATCATGCGAACAACAAATCAAACCAAAAGAACTTAGGAACAATCAAGTCTTCGAACTTGTGTACGGAGATCATTGAGTATACAGCGAAAGATGAAGTAGCGGTTTGTAACTTAGCTTCATTAGCCTTGCCTAAATATGTGAATGCGGACGAAAACGGTGTTTTACGTTTCGATCACAAGAAATTATATGAGGTGACGAAGATTGCGACACGCAATTTGAACAAGATCATCGATGTAAACTATTACCCAGTAAAAGAGGCTGAAAACTCGAACTTACGCCACCGTCCTATCGGTTTAGGAGTTCAAGGTTTAGCTGATGTGTTTATTTTGTTACGTATGCCATTCGAGTCAGCAGAAGCGCAACAATTGAACAAAGATATCTTCGAAACAATTTATTTCGCAGCGATGGAAACATCGATGGAATTAGCGAAAGTAGAAGGTCCTTACTCTACTTGGGAAGGTTCACCTATTTCGAAAGGGGTATTCCAATTCGATATGTGGAATGTAACACCATCTTCAGGAAACTGGGATTGGGAAGATCTACGTACGAAAGTAGTAGAGAATGGTGTGCGTAACTCACTATTAGTTGCTCCAATGCCTACGGCTTCTACCAGTCAGATCCTTGGTAACAACGAATGTTTCGAGCCATACACATCTAATATCTACGCACGTCGTGTATTATCAGGTGAATTTGCGATCGTTAACAAGCACTTATTAAAAGATTTGATCAAATTAAACTTGTGGAATGATTCCATGAAGAATAAATTGATCATTGCGAATGGATCCGTTCAAAACATTCCGGAAATTCCTCAAAACTTGAAGGATTTATACAAAACGGTTTGGGAGATCAAGCAAAAGACCATCTTAGAAATGGCTGCTGATCGTGGAGCCTACATTTGCCAATCTCAAAGTTTAAATATCCACATCCAAGATGTGAACTTTGGTAAATTAACATCGATGCACTTCCACGCGTGGAAGCTAGGCTTGAAAACAGGTATGTATTACCTACGTACGAAAGCGGCAACGGATGCGATTAAGTTCACTGTGGAGAAACAAGCAGAGCCAGCGATTGAGCAAACGAATTTAGTAAACGAAACTGAATTAGTGTACTCAGAAGCAGCAGCGAAAGCGGCGGCAGCTAGTTTTGATAACAGTGTAGAACAAAATAAAGCGGATATGACTTGTTCTTTGGATAATCCAGAGGCATGTGAGGCTTGCGGATCTTGA
- a CDS encoding lysoplasmalogenase: MKNVFLKLFWLDAILELLSPILFSNFPEIRYVTKPLLMILLMGHIAQENPKPALFITAIFALLGDVFLMLPGDSPLFFQLGLGAFLIMQVSYICLFAKQASEEAWIPAYARSPLAGALIYVFSFLAFLNPYLAGGMKIPVTLYAFALGSMLYFAIRLKNQTIVLGAFFFVVSDSVLAFGKFYYSFPGISTVVMSTYIVAQLLLISALCKLQLKK; this comes from the coding sequence ATGAAAAATGTATTTTTGAAATTATTCTGGCTAGATGCCATCCTAGAATTATTGTCCCCTATCTTATTTTCGAATTTCCCGGAGATTAGATATGTAACAAAGCCCTTACTGATGATCCTCTTAATGGGTCACATTGCGCAAGAAAACCCTAAACCAGCGCTTTTCATCACGGCGATTTTCGCTCTGTTAGGCGATGTGTTTTTGATGCTTCCAGGTGATAGTCCGCTCTTTTTTCAGCTTGGATTAGGGGCCTTTTTGATCATGCAGGTGAGCTACATTTGCCTTTTTGCTAAACAAGCTTCAGAGGAGGCTTGGATACCGGCATACGCACGATCACCTTTAGCAGGCGCACTTATTTATGTATTCTCATTTTTAGCTTTTTTAAACCCCTATTTAGCAGGAGGGATGAAGATTCCGGTGACCCTATACGCGTTTGCGCTTGGTTCGATGCTGTACTTTGCGATTCGCCTTAAGAATCAGACCATTGTTTTGGGGGCATTTTTCTTTGTGGTTTCGGATAGTGTTTTGGCTTTTGGAAAGTTTTATTATTCTTTTCCGGGGATATCTACCGTGGTAATGAGTACTTATATTGTGGCTCAATTGCTACTAATCAGCGCTTTGTGTAAATTGCAGCTTAAGAAATAA
- a CDS encoding FAD-binding and (Fe-S)-binding domain-containing protein, whose amino-acid sequence MATQITESLLSTLGSTLQGSLHTDTVMKTLYATDASAYREMPLGVVIPETKDDLEKIIRFADQNSIPLIPRTAGTSLAGQVVGKALVVDVSKFFNRILEVNVAESYVWVEPGVVRDVLNVELKKHGLFFGPETSTANRAMIGGMVGNNSCGSNSVVYGSTRDHVLEVEGYLSDGTPVHFTAEDPFETIKSLEKGSRLHGIYDKTLASLSDPQNQKNIIEEFPKPSIHRRNTGYAVDMLLNTKAFEKTEAPFNFCSLISGSEGTLCFATRIKLHVDPLPPAHLGLVCGHFNTIDEALRANLIALEFNPSASELMDHYILECTKANPEQRLNRFFVEGDPGAILVVELRSDSAEDLASQAQACEAAMRKAGLGYHFPFVTGGDVKKVWDLRKAGLGLLSNLPGDEKAVAVIEDTAVDVNDLPAFIAEFNEILQANNLYCVHYAHAGSGELHLRPIINLKTKEGHQQFRHIAEEIARLVKKFKGSLSGEHGDGRLRGEFIPWMVGEENYQLMRELKSWWDPKGIFNPNKIVDTPPMDTFLRYEAGQQTPEFKTAFRFKDQDVLQHAEQCNGSGDCRKTPISGGTMCPSFMATRNEKETTRARANILREFLTRSEQPNRFAHEEIKEVMDLCLACKGCKAECPSNVDVAKLKMEFLYQYQKEKGLPLRSWLVGNFAKLSNIASYVPSLYNVVMGTPAIRRISNALVGFHPDRTMPLMAKQTLWSWLKGRTSPVQSKSVYLFVDEFTNFNDAEIGRTAVLLLERLGYEVKTIPHPISGRAYLSKGMLDEARVLAMQNVRLWSSLISENTPLVGIEPSAILTFRDEYPDLVSDEWVVKAQDLAKNTLLLEEFIAREADAKRITSAAFSSEKKLLKLHGHCQQKAISSLVAAKKALSLPENFEVQLIPSGCCGMAGSFGYEKEHYDLSMQIGELVLFPTVRAQPEEVDIVASGTSCRHQIHDGTKRHAKHAAEILFAALK is encoded by the coding sequence ATGGCGACGCAAATCACTGAATCTCTTCTATCTACTTTAGGCAGCACCTTGCAAGGGTCGCTTCACACGGACACCGTGATGAAGACTTTATATGCGACGGATGCATCGGCCTATCGGGAGATGCCTTTAGGGGTGGTGATTCCAGAGACAAAAGATGATTTAGAGAAAATCATTCGATTTGCAGACCAAAATTCGATTCCCCTGATCCCTCGAACTGCGGGAACCTCTTTAGCCGGGCAGGTAGTAGGTAAAGCTTTGGTGGTGGATGTTTCCAAATTTTTCAATCGTATATTAGAAGTGAATGTGGCCGAATCCTATGTGTGGGTAGAGCCGGGTGTGGTGCGTGATGTATTGAATGTGGAGTTGAAGAAGCATGGTTTGTTCTTTGGTCCAGAAACATCGACTGCGAATCGGGCGATGATCGGTGGAATGGTAGGAAATAACTCCTGTGGTTCTAATTCAGTGGTATATGGTTCCACAAGGGATCATGTCTTAGAGGTTGAAGGATATTTATCGGATGGAACACCGGTTCACTTTACCGCAGAAGATCCCTTTGAGACGATTAAATCACTAGAAAAAGGTTCTCGTCTGCATGGAATTTATGACAAGACCCTAGCGTCCTTATCAGATCCGCAAAACCAGAAAAATATTATTGAAGAATTTCCAAAGCCGAGCATACATCGTCGAAATACAGGCTATGCTGTGGATATGCTGTTGAACACGAAAGCGTTTGAAAAAACGGAGGCGCCCTTTAATTTCTGTTCACTAATCAGTGGGTCTGAGGGTACTTTGTGCTTTGCTACTCGAATTAAATTGCATGTTGACCCATTGCCGCCCGCACACCTGGGGCTGGTTTGTGGACACTTTAATACCATAGACGAAGCTTTAAGAGCGAATTTAATTGCTTTAGAATTTAATCCATCTGCCTCCGAGTTGATGGATCATTATATTTTAGAATGTACGAAAGCGAATCCAGAACAGCGCCTGAATCGTTTCTTTGTGGAAGGTGATCCAGGAGCTATACTGGTTGTGGAATTACGTTCTGATTCAGCGGAAGATTTAGCCTCTCAAGCGCAGGCTTGCGAAGCTGCGATGCGTAAGGCTGGATTAGGTTACCATTTTCCGTTTGTAACTGGAGGCGATGTGAAGAAGGTTTGGGACTTGAGAAAAGCAGGTTTAGGCCTACTTTCTAATTTACCTGGAGACGAAAAAGCAGTTGCCGTAATCGAAGATACAGCGGTAGACGTGAATGATTTGCCAGCGTTCATCGCTGAATTCAACGAAATTTTACAAGCGAATAACCTGTATTGCGTGCATTATGCGCACGCAGGATCAGGTGAATTGCATTTGCGTCCGATTATTAATCTGAAGACCAAAGAAGGGCATCAGCAATTCCGCCATATTGCGGAAGAGATTGCTCGTTTAGTTAAGAAATTTAAAGGTTCTCTATCGGGGGAACACGGAGATGGCCGTTTAAGAGGAGAGTTTATCCCTTGGATGGTGGGAGAGGAGAATTACCAATTAATGCGGGAATTGAAGTCTTGGTGGGATCCTAAGGGGATATTTAATCCTAATAAGATTGTGGATACGCCTCCAATGGACACGTTCCTACGCTATGAGGCGGGTCAACAAACACCTGAATTTAAAACGGCATTCCGTTTCAAGGATCAAGATGTATTGCAACATGCGGAGCAGTGCAACGGATCCGGTGATTGCCGTAAAACGCCTATTTCAGGGGGGACGATGTGTCCATCCTTTATGGCGACCAGAAATGAAAAAGAAACGACTCGTGCTCGCGCGAACATACTTCGCGAGTTTTTAACACGCTCAGAACAGCCTAATCGCTTCGCTCATGAGGAGATTAAAGAGGTAATGGATCTTTGTTTGGCTTGTAAGGGTTGTAAGGCTGAGTGTCCATCGAATGTGGATGTGGCGAAATTGAAGATGGAGTTCTTGTACCAGTACCAAAAAGAAAAGGGTCTTCCTTTGCGTTCTTGGTTAGTGGGCAACTTTGCGAAGCTATCTAACATAGCTTCTTATGTGCCTTCCCTGTACAATGTGGTGATGGGTACGCCAGCGATTCGACGTATTTCAAACGCCCTCGTAGGTTTCCACCCGGATCGCACGATGCCTCTCATGGCAAAACAGACTTTATGGTCTTGGTTAAAGGGACGCACTAGCCCGGTTCAATCGAAATCGGTTTACCTGTTCGTTGATGAGTTTACGAATTTTAATGATGCTGAAATAGGTCGCACGGCTGTTTTATTGCTGGAGCGTTTGGGCTATGAGGTGAAGACAATACCACACCCGATTTCTGGAAGAGCGTATTTGTCCAAAGGAATGCTGGATGAGGCACGCGTATTAGCGATGCAAAACGTACGTCTTTGGTCATCTTTAATCTCTGAAAATACGCCATTGGTGGGTATTGAACCTTCTGCCATCTTAACCTTCCGCGATGAATATCCGGATTTAGTATCGGATGAATGGGTAGTGAAGGCGCAGGATTTAGCGAAAAACACCTTGTTGTTGGAAGAATTTATCGCTCGGGAAGCAGATGCAAAACGCATCACATCTGCAGCATTTAGCTCCGAGAAGAAGCTACTGAAATTACATGGTCATTGCCAACAGAAGGCGATCTCCTCTCTAGTAGCGGCGAAAAAGGCCCTTTCTTTACCGGAGAACTTTGAAGTGCAATTAATCCCTTCTGGATGTTGTGGAATGGCGGGTTCTTTTGGCTATGAAAAAGAGCATTATGATCTGTCGATGCAAATAGGGGAATTAGTCTTGTTCCCTACGGTGCGTGCTCAGCCGGAAGAGGTGGATATTGTGGCTTCAGGAACGAGTTGTCGTCATCAAATCCATGATGGAACCAAGCGACATGCTAAGCATGCCGCTGAGATCCTTTTTGCTGCTTTAAAGTAA
- the nagB gene encoding glucosamine-6-phosphate deaminase, translating into MEQEISFERIPTHIFSDSDAASKSVATEIAELIRKNNQASKPTILGLATGSSPKKVYQELIRIHREEGLSFKDVITFNLDEYHPMEPDSIQSYVRFMKEQLFDHIDIPVTNYHLPDGTLALDKIPEFCRDYEAKIERLGGFDYYLLGIGRNGHIGFNEPGSTINSKTRLMTLDIATKIDASPDFGGLQKVPKKAITLGIDSIMKSKKIVLLAWGEHKANSVAKAVEGTVTSDIPASYLQLHPNATFILDETAASMLTRIKTPWIVDTVNWDRNMIKKAVTHLSLTLHKPVLKLTSKDYNENGLSDLLSLYGQAYEINIEVFNYLQHTITGWPGGKPNADDTHRPERAFPAKKKVLIFSPHPDDDIISMGGTFQRLHDQGHDVHVAYQTTGNIAVADDEALRFAEFVVDFNEKFESPNAKANRIYKEAIKFLKNKPDSEIDIQAVREIKGLIRKGEAKNTCRFVGIKKENAHFLELPFYETGTIRKKPIGEKDIQIVMDLIEEIQPHQIYAAGDLADPHGTHKVCLDAIMEAVTRLKHREFMKNCWVWLYKGAWAEWDIDQIEMAVPMSPDQVFKKRMGIFKHQSQKDGVVFQGDDSREFWQRAEERNRATASIYNALGLAEYEAMEAFVRWKF; encoded by the coding sequence ATGGAACAAGAAATCAGCTTTGAACGCATTCCAACTCACATTTTTTCAGACTCCGATGCTGCATCTAAGTCTGTTGCGACAGAAATTGCGGAACTTATTCGCAAAAACAACCAAGCCAGCAAGCCCACTATTCTAGGACTTGCGACTGGATCTTCGCCTAAAAAAGTCTACCAAGAACTGATTCGAATTCACCGAGAAGAGGGCTTAAGTTTCAAAGATGTCATCACGTTTAACCTCGATGAATACCATCCCATGGAACCTGATTCCATCCAGAGTTATGTTCGATTTATGAAAGAACAACTCTTTGACCATATTGATATACCGGTAACAAATTACCATTTACCAGATGGAACATTAGCTTTAGACAAAATTCCCGAGTTTTGCCGAGATTATGAAGCAAAGATTGAACGCTTGGGCGGATTCGATTATTACCTATTGGGGATTGGACGTAATGGGCATATTGGATTCAACGAACCAGGATCAACAATCAACTCCAAAACGCGTTTGATGACGTTGGATATTGCGACGAAGATTGATGCGTCCCCTGATTTTGGAGGATTGCAAAAAGTCCCTAAAAAAGCCATCACGCTCGGCATCGACAGTATTATGAAGTCGAAGAAGATCGTATTACTTGCTTGGGGAGAACACAAAGCGAATAGTGTCGCTAAAGCCGTGGAAGGAACCGTGACCTCAGACATTCCAGCCTCTTACCTGCAATTACATCCCAATGCCACTTTCATTTTAGATGAAACGGCAGCATCGATGTTAACGCGCATTAAAACCCCTTGGATAGTTGACACAGTGAATTGGGACCGCAATATGATAAAGAAAGCGGTAACTCATCTTTCCTTGACATTACATAAACCGGTATTAAAACTTACCTCTAAAGACTATAACGAAAACGGCCTTTCTGATCTATTATCCCTATATGGACAGGCCTACGAGATCAATATCGAGGTTTTCAACTACCTACAACATACTATCACGGGCTGGCCAGGTGGTAAACCAAACGCTGACGATACGCATCGTCCAGAACGAGCTTTCCCAGCCAAGAAGAAAGTATTAATCTTCAGCCCACACCCAGATGACGATATCATCTCAATGGGGGGAACTTTCCAACGTCTACACGACCAAGGACACGATGTGCACGTTGCTTACCAAACAACGGGTAATATTGCGGTAGCAGACGATGAAGCCCTTCGTTTCGCCGAATTTGTCGTAGACTTCAACGAAAAGTTCGAAAGCCCTAACGCGAAGGCAAACCGCATTTACAAAGAAGCCATTAAGTTCCTTAAAAATAAACCTGACTCCGAAATTGATATTCAAGCGGTTCGAGAGATCAAAGGTTTAATCCGCAAAGGGGAAGCCAAGAATACTTGCCGCTTCGTAGGCATCAAAAAAGAGAACGCCCATTTCTTAGAATTACCCTTTTACGAAACGGGAACCATTCGCAAGAAACCCATTGGCGAAAAAGACATTCAAATCGTGATGGACCTCATCGAAGAGATTCAACCGCACCAGATTTATGCGGCTGGGGATTTAGCCGATCCACACGGGACACACAAAGTTTGTTTAGACGCCATCATGGAGGCCGTGACGCGATTGAAGCACCGAGAATTCATGAAGAACTGCTGGGTATGGCTTTACAAGGGAGCCTGGGCAGAATGGGATATTGACCAAATCGAAATGGCCGTACCGATGTCTCCAGACCAAGTATTCAAAAAGAGAATGGGTATTTTCAAGCACCAGTCTCAAAAAGATGGGGTCGTATTCCAGGGAGACGATTCAAGGGAGTTTTGGCAACGCGCTGAAGAAAGAAACCGCGCAACGGCTTCTATCTACAACGCCCTAGGCCTAGCCGAATACGAAGCCATGGAAGCTTTCGTACGCTGGAAATTCTAA
- a CDS encoding helix-turn-helix domain-containing protein, producing the protein MDLVVFGQIVREKRNAIGLKQEELSQKSGVAIKTIHSIELGKGNPAIKTILRIFDALSLDLLIVAAKNAKK; encoded by the coding sequence ATGGATTTAGTAGTATTCGGGCAAATCGTAAGAGAAAAAAGAAATGCCATCGGATTAAAACAAGAAGAACTCAGTCAAAAAAGTGGCGTTGCCATTAAAACGATTCACAGTATCGAATTAGGCAAAGGAAATCCTGCCATCAAAACCATTCTACGCATCTTTGATGCTCTTTCACTCGACCTTTTGATTGTAGCGGCTAAAAACGCAAAAAAATAA
- a CDS encoding TonB-dependent receptor — translation MRKLLFLIFLLLSGLLHAQKSTVSGYVKEAASGEGLIGASVYVKELKTGNVTNTYGFYSLTLPLGKYTLVFSSSGFKKKEQEILVSAKAQEISVELSTDSQELAEVIVKARANDENVRGIEMSVNKVDIKTIRKIPALLGEVDLVRAIQLLPGVSTVGEGASGFNVRGGGVDQNLVLLDDAPVYNSSHLFGFFSVFNPDAVKDVKLFKGGIPSMYGGRASSILDVKMKEGNAKKLEVNGGIGVIFSRLSIEAPIVKDKASFIVAARRSYIDVLAKPFLTGNNANSKFSFYDLTAKVNYTINTKNTVFMSGYFGRDVFGTGFGFDWGNTTLTTRWNHVFSNKLFLNATAFYSNYDYMLDSDIENKRPNDAFKWTSNIENLSIKPDFTYYWRPDNTITFGGQLLSYDFTPGKANATSNGEKREFGQANKRGVEASAYVGHDWKLSSRLTIQYGIRYSHYDYKSLNGEYYDRIPVAASTENPSGYVLKINQTDPDAIVASYGNWEPRFALNVTGNESSSLKLSYNRLAQYIHLMSNTAASTPLDVWTSSTNNIKPQIVDQLALGLFKNFGADGNNYESSIEVYYKDMQNQIDYADRANLFLNPYFEKDLLFGKGRAYGIEFFLKKNVGKLTGWASYTLARTERKIEGLNKNEWYANRYDRTHTLNLVGQYALSEKWSFGANFAYITGVPYTVPAQKYVFDGIAYPQTIPGTRGNIRVPDYHRLDISATKKNKKALFGKGSSEWVFSVYNLYNRKNPFSIYTRPNEDNSVQTEAVQLSIIGSFVPAVTYNFSF, via the coding sequence ATGCGCAAACTATTATTCCTTATTTTCCTGCTTTTATCTGGGTTATTACATGCCCAAAAATCAACCGTTAGTGGCTATGTAAAAGAGGCAGCTAGCGGGGAAGGTCTCATTGGAGCAAGTGTCTATGTAAAAGAATTAAAGACAGGTAATGTGACCAATACCTATGGTTTCTACAGTTTAACGCTCCCTTTAGGCAAGTATACGCTTGTTTTTTCCTCTTCAGGTTTTAAAAAGAAAGAGCAAGAGATTCTAGTATCAGCCAAAGCACAAGAAATTTCAGTTGAATTATCAACAGACTCACAAGAACTAGCTGAGGTCATCGTAAAAGCACGAGCAAACGATGAGAATGTCAGAGGTATTGAGATGTCTGTCAATAAAGTGGATATCAAAACGATTCGTAAAATTCCTGCCTTATTAGGAGAGGTTGATTTAGTCCGCGCCATTCAATTACTACCAGGAGTTTCTACGGTAGGTGAGGGCGCTTCTGGGTTTAACGTTCGTGGAGGTGGTGTCGATCAAAATTTAGTTCTTTTAGATGATGCCCCAGTTTATAATTCATCTCATTTATTCGGTTTCTTCTCTGTCTTTAATCCAGATGCGGTTAAAGATGTTAAATTATTTAAAGGGGGTATTCCTTCCATGTATGGTGGACGTGCTTCATCGATTTTGGATGTGAAAATGAAGGAAGGGAATGCGAAGAAGCTGGAGGTCAATGGCGGTATTGGTGTGATTTTCTCTCGCTTATCCATTGAAGCTCCTATTGTGAAAGATAAAGCTTCATTTATCGTGGCGGCCCGACGTTCGTATATTGACGTGCTAGCTAAGCCTTTTTTAACAGGGAATAACGCTAATTCTAAATTTAGTTTTTATGATTTGACGGCCAAAGTCAATTACACCATCAATACCAAAAACACCGTCTTTATGTCGGGGTATTTTGGTCGGGATGTGTTCGGTACAGGTTTTGGGTTTGACTGGGGAAATACGACCTTAACCACGCGGTGGAATCACGTTTTCTCGAATAAATTGTTTTTGAATGCGACGGCTTTTTACAGTAATTACGATTACATGTTGGATTCTGATATTGAAAACAAACGACCCAATGACGCTTTCAAATGGACTTCGAACATTGAAAATTTAAGTATTAAGCCTGATTTTACCTATTATTGGAGACCAGATAATACCATCACTTTTGGAGGTCAACTACTATCCTATGACTTCACTCCCGGTAAAGCGAATGCGACTTCAAATGGGGAGAAAAGGGAATTTGGTCAAGCGAATAAACGAGGGGTGGAGGCATCCGCCTATGTGGGTCACGATTGGAAACTTAGTTCGCGTTTGACCATTCAATATGGTATTCGTTATTCGCACTATGATTACAAGAGTTTGAATGGAGAATATTATGATCGAATTCCGGTGGCAGCTAGCACGGAAAATCCGTCAGGCTATGTGTTGAAAATTAACCAAACAGATCCTGATGCGATTGTGGCATCCTATGGTAATTGGGAACCCCGTTTTGCTTTGAATGTGACGGGTAACGAATCCTCTTCCCTGAAATTAAGCTATAATCGCTTGGCTCAGTATATCCATTTAATGTCGAACACAGCTGCGTCTACTCCTTTAGATGTGTGGACGTCTTCTACAAATAATATCAAACCACAAATAGTGGATCAATTGGCTTTGGGTCTATTTAAGAATTTTGGGGCAGATGGTAATAATTATGAATCGTCAATTGAAGTCTATTATAAGGATATGCAAAATCAAATCGATTATGCGGATCGAGCGAATCTTTTCCTGAATCCTTATTTTGAAAAGGATTTGCTTTTTGGAAAAGGACGTGCGTATGGAATCGAGTTTTTCCTAAAGAAGAATGTAGGGAAATTAACGGGTTGGGCGAGTTATACCTTAGCGAGGACAGAACGTAAAATTGAAGGTTTAAATAAGAATGAATGGTATGCTAATCGCTATGATCGTACGCATACTTTGAATTTAGTAGGTCAATATGCCTTGTCAGAAAAATGGTCATTCGGGGCTAATTTCGCGTATATTACAGGTGTGCCGTATACCGTTCCTGCGCAGAAGTATGTTTTTGATGGTATCGCCTATCCACAGACGATACCTGGAACGCGTGGTAATATCCGAGTGCCAGATTACCATCGTTTAGATATTTCGGCTACGAAGAAAAACAAGAAAGCCTTGTTTGGTAAAGGTAGTTCGGAATGGGTATTCTCGGTGTATAATCTCTATAATCGAAAAAATCCATTCTCTATCTATACGCGACCGAACGAAGATAATTCGGTTCAAACTGAGGCCGTCCAATTATCTATCATCGGTTCATTCGTTCCAGCCGTCACCTATAATTTCTCGTTTTAA